From the Mastacembelus armatus chromosome 14, fMasArm1.2, whole genome shotgun sequence genome, one window contains:
- the LOC113142702 gene encoding hexokinase-2-like: MSNTQANCESRPTIDKKAKMSGDAPNPHLEGIPADTLRKVQTHLDQFQLPLEKLQEVSARLMKDLVRGLGKQTHHRAPVKMLPTFVRATPDGTERGDFLALDLGGTNFRVLHVRVEEQKVLKMDSQICAIPQSIMLGTGKQLFDHIAICLGEFLDSQNLKGKTLPLGFTFSFPCEQKEIDKSFLIRWTKGFNCSGVEGKDVVKLLKEAIERRGDYRIGSVAMVNDTVGTMMSCGYKDQSCEIGMIIGTGTNACYMEEMKNVKRVEGEDGRMCINTEWGGFGDDGSLKDIQTEFDIEVDKTSINPGVHIFEKMISGMYLGEIVRLVLVQLTQDKLLFEGQASEALLIPSKFQTKFISDIEEPDHGLENAQKVLTHLDLKWNLVDARVVRLVCDAVSSRSARLCATALATIANRIRANRGVAHLNTTVGVDGTVYRKHPNFSEELQATVRELAPECSITFLVSEDGSGKGAAMVTAVAQRLASQSRLLEDSDSEEEK; the protein is encoded by the exons ATGAGCAACACTCAGGCAAACTGTGAGAGCCGCCCCACCATTGACAAAAAGGCTAAGATGAGTGGAGACGCCCCGAACCCGCACCTGGAGGGGATCCCTGCAGACACGCTCAGGAAG GTGCAGACCCACCTGGACCAGTTCCAGCTGCCTctggagaagctgcaggaggTTTCTGCTCGGCTGATGAAGGATCTGGTCCGAGGTTTGGGGAAACAAACTCATCACAGGGCGCCGGTTAAGATGCTGCCTACCTTCGTCAGGGCTACGCCGGACGGGACGG AGAGAGGCGATTTCCTGGCCCTGGATCTTGGTGGGACAAATTTCCGTGTCCTTCATGTGCGTGTGGAGGAGCAGAAAGTGCTGAAGATGGACAGTCAGATCTGTGCCATCCCTCAGAGCATCATGCTGGGAACTGGAAAACAG ctgtTCGACCACATCGCCATATGTCTCGGGGAGTTCCTCGACTCTCAGAACCTGAAGGGAAAGACTCTTCCTCTGGGCTTCACCTTCTCCTTCCCCTGCGAACAGAAGGAGATCgacaag AGCTTCCTGATCCGCTGGACCAAAGGTTTCAACTGCTCTGGAGTGGAGGGGAAAGACGTGGTGAAGTTACTGAAAGAGGCCATCGAGAGGAGAGGG GACTACCGTATAGGCTCGGTTGCTATGGTGAACGACACAGTGGGCACAATGATGAGCTGTGGTTACAAGGACCAGAGCTGTGAGATCGGCATGATCATCG GGACGGGAACCAACGCCTGCTACATGGAGGAGATGAAGAACGTGAAGCGGGTGGAAGGCGAGGACGGCCGGATGTGCATCAACACAGAGTGGGGCGGCTTTGGAGACGACGGCAGCCTGAAAGACATCCAGACCGAGTTTGATATAGAGGTGGACAAGACGTCCATCAACCCCGGCGTCCACAT CTTCGAGAAGATGATCAGCGGGATGTATCTGGGCGAGATCGTCCGGCTGGTGCTGGTACAGCTGACCCAGGACAAGCTGCTGTTCGAAGGCCAGGCGTCAGAGGCGCTGCTGATCCCGAGCAAATTCCAGACAAAGTTCATCTCTGACATCGAGGA GCCCGACCACGGTCTGGAGAACGCCCAGAAAGTCCTGACTCACTTGGATCTGAAATGGAATTTGGTCGACGCCCGTGTGGTGCGTCTGGTCTGTGACGCCGTCTCTTCCCGCTCCGCCCGTCTCTGCGCCACTGCCCTGGCAACCATCGCCAACCGTATCCGTGCCAACCGCGGGGTGGCCCATCTGAATACCACTGTGGGGGTGGATGGGACGGTCTACAGAAAACACCCCAA TTTCAGTGAGGAGCTCCAGGCGACGGTGCGTGAACTCGCCCCCGAGTGTAGCATCACCTTCCTCGTCTCGGAGGACGGGAGCGGGAAGGGCGCCGCCATGGTAACGGCCGTGGCTCAGCGGCTGGCGTCTCAGTCCCGCCTGTTAGAGGACAGCGACAGCGAGGAGGAGAAATAA
- the uimc1 gene encoding BRCA1-A complex subunit RAP80 isoform X2, whose product MRGRSSSPVTSKLTRMALRKQVVKDGGGVPSGSQKLNENTQENEAVDVLSDQDELSPSLTLAREKHRRERETKSKPAEMTEEQMIDLALRLSEQEASVTALRLQQEEDTMKKAIQDSMVGQTQPSQSQRLLPAAASLRLSSRRKLLYSEGKRTSAVDQGASGDVCQTETHISQERNKDGDKKENRNKKRKRTHGSPLLEMPDLSQTQKICSQASDSLSEQSSDSNQKDDCQLRKSPVFPLTGCRAEVHVPRLSQDLLETCRTSGFVLCSSDSLTSTQPCLPVHHRSPTFAKSPCDTIECPKSPVFSETNQGDGCKMELSPERGNSPVFGRNPQHDGSSSACKPHILICANSGILNSSQESVTSSVRFVSCQPESAELPRSPALPRNLRSLERSTSPVFSETHQRQTEQSHGCSTSPVFGTTGQQHESQLEKTSCVVPSAAELRGSDIKVNSPGVEGPSQSPRPDDKTEWSEGGRPKTTTSSQSDDAQELTEAPKKCNSPTAERTSNITLLSSDEDNNVTPVGSPSPVFPEERPVQQADVQAAALNHVASPGTPESSSSQLSTTEQDPQPASSEGVAIRAIAQAREPTGGQTVHYYWGVPFCPRGLDPDSYTQVILAQLEVYEKSLKQAQRCLLRKAEWGEAILPQPQKSPSPESASESPQPHVLRRLRRRGKKQCEAADSSPAEAEEDEDKEEEEGEREKNKEEKNERGEGEGGQVEADDFDVCPETQLSDNDSMQDLQVDTDDGAKLRSESPERPEVEIILQDSPAGDELQEEEEEMEVDAPREGKMEEKIPVCTNVGGQDVRKDTDGGHPDVKEVKDCELRRSVSPELEFGPIPSTPETSVDCPICQGSFPATEIELHAAYCYTEVAVVDERRPEVGSLQVSLKPRRTRTRRADVSAEETHNPSNKRQEKCYVCQKMVCGEDFGHHTELCIQRHALKCEAKGNLLSALEQTDQDSEAGPSGFRLQPGDIIDLRDDDDDDGGGEDEEEFRISDSPIRSFTSISEATDCLIDFRKQPRAKKLSRRRR is encoded by the exons ATGAGAGGAAGGAGTTCATCACCAG TGACATCGAAGCTGACCAGGATGGCTCTGAGGAAGCAGGTTGTCAAGGATGGAGGTGGCGTTCCCTCTGGAAGCCAGaagctgaatgaaaacacacaggagaACGAAGCTGTTGATGTTCTCTCAGACCAG gaCGAACTTTCACCGTCACTGACACTggcaagagaaaaacacaggagagagagggagaccaAGTCCAAACCTGCCG agatGACTGAGGAGCAGATGATAGACCTGGCCCTGCGTCTTAGTGAACAGGAAGCCAGTGTCACTGCGCTCAGGCTGCAGCAAGAGGAAGACACCATGAAGAAAGCCATCCAGGACAGC ATGGTTGGCCAGACACAACCTTCCCAGAGCCAGCGCCTGCTCCCTGCTGCGGCGTCACTCAGGCTCAGCTCTCGGCGGAAACTCTTGTACTCAGAGGGGAAGAGGACGTCTGCCGTTGATCAGGGAGCGTCAGGGGACGTCTGTCAAACGGAGACCCACATAAGCCAAG aaagaaacaaagatggAGATAAAAAAGAGAACAGGAATAAAAAGCGGAAAAGGACACATGGAAGCCCTTTGCTGGAGATGCCAGACttgtcacagacacagaaaatcTGCTCTCAGGCGTCAGACTCTCTCTCTGAGCAG AGCTCTGACTCAAACCAGAAGGACGACTGTCAGCTTCGTAAATCCCCCGTCTTCCCGTTGACAGGATGCAGAGCTGAGGTCCACGTCCCTCGGCTGAGCCAGGACCTGCTGGAAACCTGCAGAACCTCAGGGTTTGTGTTGTGCTCTTCGGACAGTTTGACCTCCACTCAACCATGTCTGCCTGTGCATCACAGGAGCCCCACGTTTGCCAAAAGTCCCTGTGACACAATAGAGTGTCCTAAAAGTCCTGTGTTCTCCGAGACTAATCAGGGTGATGGCTGCAAGATGGAGCTGAGTCCTGAGCGTGGGAATAGTCCAGTATTTGGCAGGAATCCTCAGCATGACGGCTCTTCAAGTGCCTGCAAACCCCACATCCTTATCTGTGCAAACTCAGGGATCCTAAACTCTTCTCAGGAGAGTGTAACCTCCTCTGTGAGATTTGTGTCCTGTCAGCCTGAGAGTGCTGAGCTCCCGAGAAGTCCTGCCCTTCCCAGGAATCTCCGGTCCTTAGAAAGATCAACAAGTCCTGTATTCTCAGAGACCCACCAAAGACAGACTGAGCAAAGTCATGGCTGTTCTACAAGCCCAGTGTTCGGCACAACGGGACAGCAACACGAGAGTCAGCTTGAGAAGACGTCGTGTGTGGTTCCTTcagctgcagagctcagaggTTCAGATATTAAAGTGAACTCACCTGGTGTCGAGGGTCCTTCTCAGAGTCCGAGGCCG GATGACAAGACTGAGTGGAGTGAAGGTGGTCGACCTAAGACCACCACGTCCTCTCAGTCAG ATGATGCACAGGAGCTGACTGAAGCCCCCAAAAAGTGTAACTCACCCACAGCAGAGCGGACCAGCAACATAACGCTGCTGTCGTCTGATGAGGACAACAATGTCACG CCGGTGGGCTCTCCCAGCCCCGTGTTCCCAGAGGAGAGGCCTGTTCAGCAGGCTGATGTCCAGGCTGCAGCCCTGAACCACGTGGCTTCTCCAGGGACACCCGAGTCCAGCAGCAG ccagctttccACCACAGAGCAAGATCCACAACCAGCCAGCAGCGAGGGGGTGGCCATCAGGGCGATAGCCCAGGCCAGGGAGCCCACAGGCGGGCAGACGGTTCACTACTACTGGGGGGTTCCCTTCTGCCCACGAGGCCTGGACCCAGACAGCTACACACAG GTGATCCTGGCTCAGCTGGAGGTGTATGAGAAAAGTCTGAAGCAGGCTCAGAGGTGTCTGCTGAGGAAGGCGGAGTGGGGGGAGGCCATCCTGCCACAGCCACAG AAATCCCCTTCACCCGAGTCAGCCTCTGAGTCACCTCAGCCTCACGTTCTTCGAAG GCTGAGACGGAGAGGTAAAAaacagtgtgaagcagctgatTCCTCTCCagctgaggcagaggaggatgaagacaaggaggaggaggagggggaaagagagaagaataaagaagagaagaatgagagaggagaaggcgaaggaggacaggtggaggcTGATGACTTCGACGTTTGTCCAG AGACACAACTGAGCGACAACGACAGCATGCAGGACCTGCAGGTCGACACTGACGACGGAGCAAAG CTCCGATCTGAAAGTCCAGAGCGCCCGGAGGTGGAGATAATTCTCCAAGATTCTCCAGCTGGAGAcgagctgcaggaggaggaggaggagatggaagTGGATG CCCCAAGGGAAGGGAAGATGGAGGAAAAGATCCCTGTGTGCACGAATGTTGGAGGACAAGATGTGAGAAAAGACACGGACGGAGGGCATCCAGATGTGAAGGAGGTAAAGGATTGCGAGCTTCGAAGATCAGTGTCTCCTGAGCTGGAATTTGGTCCCATCCCTTCAACTCCCGAAACCAGTGTGGACTGTCCCATCTGTCAGGGCTCCTTCCCTGCAACCGAGATCGAGCTTCACGCGGCGTACTGTTATACAGAGGTGGCCGTCGTGGATGAGAGGAGGCCTGAAGTCGGCTCCTTGCAGG TGTCATTAAAGCCACGAAGGACGAGAACAAGGCGAGCGGATGTGAGCGCTGAAGAGACACACAACCCCTCCAACAA GAGGCAGGAGAAATGTTACGTCTGTCAGAAAATGGTTTGTGGGGAGGACTTTGGCCATCACACTGAGCTCTGCATCCAGCGACACGCACTGAAGTGTGAAGCG AAAGGAAATCTGCTGTCGGCTCTGGAGCAGACAGACCAGGATTCAG AGGCCGGACCGTCTGGATTCAGACTGCAGCCGGG AGACATCATCGATCTGCgggacgatgatgatgatgatggtggtggtgaggatgaagaggagttCAGGATTAGTGACTCTCCCATCAGGTCCTTCACGTCGATCTCAGAGGCCACCGACTGCCTGATCGACTTCAGGAAGCAGCCGCGAGCCAAGAAGCTGAGCCGCAGACGACGATGA
- the LOC113143253 gene encoding AT-rich interactive domain-containing protein 5B: MEHNAIQWLGAPSCQRGSYAFYKSVGSRAEADGPVRVWRLGEFYFIRCGPQDPVCIAEVTLLWEDQARRHLLASARLYFLPEDTPKGRTREHGEDEVLAVSRKMVVRVEDLVRWSCAEPAGWSSSPKPSPSCGTNGLHKAAQGGDGGSNTPEQSSEPLRHKTQKGVKVLSYPQYCRFRSLQRRIQDGARGPALQDPHLLALGGVRALPNTRVMYCRDTFNHPTLESSAGFNWQFRCPSLSLRGRPRKRRGRDGKDSPTSNQSESWIDRMKENVMGSVEVDCEGSWLPHPEEQLFLDQLYAFMDRQGSPIHKVPNLGFKKIDLFLMYSVVKRLGGYKKVTSERLWKVVYNELGGCPGSTSAATCTRRHYERLMLPYEEHLRAGGTEFKIPESPMPPKPRGIRGRKPLPRGRKPGPKAREKKIPAPAPPPHTIVNPNGGVVVKRGRGRPPGTRNKATLIAQAKLLAQQQARAKVAAATTTTVEPQQQIPLLPAKDRGGTHRPILPVNMPLTPDLSPMSAPFLPFQPKPKELKLDSGAAPPGVLLSTLPRHFIGGSLGGFSPIKGVCPLDVFRNRPSLQRGPESPALTPQDQTQRHLTIYTLQPKSGSPDTPHPSGDQLQPQSHPLHQHHNHCSGCNVDEGGQRGGGRDIRSRPTLPPLRVLPLNLDCSVQVCQLMRTRRLDSSQLQTFTRRLSEALSQDLNSKPPCSPMTPPPEQTLPLNLSKRFMAKRPTSEGPEPSLAAVNGNSDQPSPKKPKSGCTEPAGDFTVGGRSSSEGNREGQEVEIKNQEEPADLSSPSRIRAFLLGLPPFQVKLEEDLNGTRFGKFLPSGSEAEGQRTEAERGEGGVLGKKELKEEVVEVEPEKKVPPQCSGPDPAALETSGPSDTDTHCF; the protein is encoded by the exons ATGGAGCACAATGCAATCCAG TGGTTGGGTGCTCCCTCCTGCCAGCGCGGCAGCTACGCCTTCTACAAGTCGGTAGGCAGCAGAGCCGAGGCCGACGGGCCGGTCCGCGTGTGGAGGCTCGGGGAGTTCTACTTCATCCGCTGTGGGCCGCAGGATCCGGTGTGCATCGCCGAG GTGACTTTACTGTGGGAGGACCAGGCTCGACGCCACCTACTGGCCAGTGCCCGACTCTACTTCTTACCTGAGGACACACCAAAGGGCCGGACCAGGGAGCACGGAGAG GATGAGGTCCTCGCGGTGTCCAGGAAGATGGTGGTGCGGGTGGAGGATCTGGTGAGATGGTCGTGTGCGGAGCCGGCAGGTTGGAGCAGCAGCCCGAAGCCGTCGCCGTCCTGCGGCACCAACGGCCTCCACAAAGCCGCACAGGGCGGCGACGGTGGCAGCAACACGCCGGAGCAGAGCAGCGAGCCGCTCAGACACAAAACCCAGA AGGGCGTCAAAGTGCTCAGCTACCCACAGTACTGCCGCTTCCGCTCCCTGCAGAGGCGCATCCAGGACGGAGCCAGGGGCCCGGCGCTGCAGGACCCCCACCTGCTGGCCCTGGGAGGGGTCCGAGCCCTGCCCAACACCCGCGTGATGTACTGCAGGGACACGTTCAACCACCCGACGCTGGAGAGCAGCGCCGGCTTCAACTGGCAGTTCA gATGTCCGTCTCTCAGTCTTCGAGGACGACCTCGCAAGAGAAGAGGCCGCGATGGCAAAGACTCTCCGACCTCCAACCAATCAGAGTCCTGGATCGATAGGATGAAG GAGAACGTGATGGGCAGCGTGGAGGTCGACTGTGAGGGCAGCTGGCTCCCTCATCCTGAAGAGCAGCTGTTCCTGGACCAGCTGTACGCCTTCATGGACCGTCAGGGCTCACCCATCCACAAAGTCCCCAACCTCGGCTTCAAGAAGA TCGACCTCTTCCTCATGTACTCTGTGGTCAAACGTCTCGGCGGCTACAAAAAG GTGACTTCGGAGCGGCTCTGGAAAGTGGTTTATAACGAGTTGGGGGGATGTCCCGGCAGCACCAGCGCCGCCACCTGCACCAGGAGACACTACGAGAG GCTGATGCTTCCTTACGAGGAGCATCTCAGAGCAGGAGGAACAGAATTCAAAATCCCAGAATCCCCCATGCCCCCCAAACCCAGAGGGATCCGGGGAAGGAAACCACTTCCCAGAGGCAGGAAGCCAGGACCCAAAGCGAGGGAGAAGAAGATCCCAgcccctgctcctcctcctcacact ATCGTGAACCCGAATGGCGGAGTGGTGGTGAAGCGAGGCAGAGGGCGGCCGCCGGGCACACGCAACAAGGCCACGCTGATCGCTCAGGCCAAGCTGCTGGCTCAGCAGCAGGCGAGAGCCAAAGTGGCGGCGGCGACGACGACGACGGTTGAACCTCAGCAGCAGATTCCTCTACTTCCAGCCAAAGACAGAGGCGGCACTCACAGG CCCATCCTCCCGGTCAACATGCCCCTCACCCCTGACCTCTCCCCCATGTCCGCCCCCTTCCTCCCCTTCCAGCCCAAACCAAAGGAGCTGAAGCTGGACTCTGGGGCGGCTCCTCCAGGCGTGCTCCTCTCCACGCTGCCGCGCCACTTCATCGGAGGATCTCTGGGTGGATTCAGCCCCATCAAAGGCGTTTGTCCCCTGGATGTCTTCAGGAACCGCCCGAGCCTCCAGAGGGGCCCAGAGAGCCCAGCCCTGACACCTCAAGACCAGACGCAGCGCCATCTGACCATCTACACCCTCCAGCCAAAGAGCGGAAGCCCAGATACTCCTCATCCCAGCGGGGACCAGCTTCAGCCTCAGTCCCACCCGCTCCACCAACACCACAACCACTGCTCAGGGTGTAACGTGGATGAGGGGGGCCAGAGAGGAGGCGGTCGGGACATCAGGAGCCGGCCAACCCTGCCCCCTCTCCGGGTGCTGCCTTTGAACCTGGACTGCAGCGTTCAGGTCTGCCAGCTGATGAGGACTCGTCGTCTGGACTCGTCTCAGCTGCAGACCTTCACCCGCCGGCTGTCTGAGGCTCTGTCCCAGGACCTGAACTCCAAGCCCCCCTGCTCCCCCATGACCCCACCCCCCGAGCAGACGCTGCCCCTCAACCTCAGCAAGCGCTTCATGGCAAAAAGACCCACCTCGGAGGGGCCGGAGCCGAGCCTGGCAGCTGTCAACGGGAACTCGGATCAACCGTCACCCAAGAAACCCAAAAGTGGCTGCACGGAGCCGGCCGGGGACTTCACTGTGGGGGGCCGGTCCAGTTCTGAGGGAAACAGAGAAGGGCAGGAGGTGGAGATAAAAAACCAGGAGGAACCTGCAGACCTGAGCTCTCCCAGCAGGATCAGGGCCTTCCTGCTCGGTCTGCCACCCTTCCAGGTGAAACTGGAGGAGGACCTGAACGGGACCAGGTTTGGGAAATTTCTTCCTTCAGGGTCTGAGGCTGAAGGGCAGAGGACCGAGGctgagagaggggagggaggagtaCTGGGAAAGAAGGAATTAAAGGAGGAGGTTGTGGAAGTGGAGCCAGAGAAGAAGGTTCCCCCCCAGTGCTCCGGTCCTGACCCAGCAGCATTGGAGACATCCGGGCCCTcggacactgacacacactgtttttag
- the uimc1 gene encoding BRCA1-A complex subunit RAP80 isoform X1, translating to MRGRSSSPVTSKLTRMALRKQVVKDGGGVPSGSQKLNENTQENEAVDVLSDQDELSPSLTLAREKHRRERETKSKPAEMTEEQMIDLALRLSEQEASVTALRLQQEEDTMKKAIQDSMVGQTQPSQSQRLLPAAASLRLSSRRKLLYSEGKRTSAVDQGASGDVCQTETHISQERNKDGDKKENRNKKRKRTHGSPLLEMPDLSQTQKICSQASDSLSEQVLYSQSSDSNQKDDCQLRKSPVFPLTGCRAEVHVPRLSQDLLETCRTSGFVLCSSDSLTSTQPCLPVHHRSPTFAKSPCDTIECPKSPVFSETNQGDGCKMELSPERGNSPVFGRNPQHDGSSSACKPHILICANSGILNSSQESVTSSVRFVSCQPESAELPRSPALPRNLRSLERSTSPVFSETHQRQTEQSHGCSTSPVFGTTGQQHESQLEKTSCVVPSAAELRGSDIKVNSPGVEGPSQSPRPDDKTEWSEGGRPKTTTSSQSDDAQELTEAPKKCNSPTAERTSNITLLSSDEDNNVTPVGSPSPVFPEERPVQQADVQAAALNHVASPGTPESSSSQLSTTEQDPQPASSEGVAIRAIAQAREPTGGQTVHYYWGVPFCPRGLDPDSYTQVILAQLEVYEKSLKQAQRCLLRKAEWGEAILPQPQKSPSPESASESPQPHVLRRLRRRGKKQCEAADSSPAEAEEDEDKEEEEGEREKNKEEKNERGEGEGGQVEADDFDVCPETQLSDNDSMQDLQVDTDDGAKLRSESPERPEVEIILQDSPAGDELQEEEEEMEVDAPREGKMEEKIPVCTNVGGQDVRKDTDGGHPDVKEVKDCELRRSVSPELEFGPIPSTPETSVDCPICQGSFPATEIELHAAYCYTEVAVVDERRPEVGSLQVSLKPRRTRTRRADVSAEETHNPSNKRQEKCYVCQKMVCGEDFGHHTELCIQRHALKCEAKGNLLSALEQTDQDSEAGPSGFRLQPGDIIDLRDDDDDDGGGEDEEEFRISDSPIRSFTSISEATDCLIDFRKQPRAKKLSRRRR from the exons ATGAGAGGAAGGAGTTCATCACCAG TGACATCGAAGCTGACCAGGATGGCTCTGAGGAAGCAGGTTGTCAAGGATGGAGGTGGCGTTCCCTCTGGAAGCCAGaagctgaatgaaaacacacaggagaACGAAGCTGTTGATGTTCTCTCAGACCAG gaCGAACTTTCACCGTCACTGACACTggcaagagaaaaacacaggagagagagggagaccaAGTCCAAACCTGCCG agatGACTGAGGAGCAGATGATAGACCTGGCCCTGCGTCTTAGTGAACAGGAAGCCAGTGTCACTGCGCTCAGGCTGCAGCAAGAGGAAGACACCATGAAGAAAGCCATCCAGGACAGC ATGGTTGGCCAGACACAACCTTCCCAGAGCCAGCGCCTGCTCCCTGCTGCGGCGTCACTCAGGCTCAGCTCTCGGCGGAAACTCTTGTACTCAGAGGGGAAGAGGACGTCTGCCGTTGATCAGGGAGCGTCAGGGGACGTCTGTCAAACGGAGACCCACATAAGCCAAG aaagaaacaaagatggAGATAAAAAAGAGAACAGGAATAAAAAGCGGAAAAGGACACATGGAAGCCCTTTGCTGGAGATGCCAGACttgtcacagacacagaaaatcTGCTCTCAGGCGTCAGACTCTCTCTCTGAGCAGGTACTGTACTCGCAG AGCTCTGACTCAAACCAGAAGGACGACTGTCAGCTTCGTAAATCCCCCGTCTTCCCGTTGACAGGATGCAGAGCTGAGGTCCACGTCCCTCGGCTGAGCCAGGACCTGCTGGAAACCTGCAGAACCTCAGGGTTTGTGTTGTGCTCTTCGGACAGTTTGACCTCCACTCAACCATGTCTGCCTGTGCATCACAGGAGCCCCACGTTTGCCAAAAGTCCCTGTGACACAATAGAGTGTCCTAAAAGTCCTGTGTTCTCCGAGACTAATCAGGGTGATGGCTGCAAGATGGAGCTGAGTCCTGAGCGTGGGAATAGTCCAGTATTTGGCAGGAATCCTCAGCATGACGGCTCTTCAAGTGCCTGCAAACCCCACATCCTTATCTGTGCAAACTCAGGGATCCTAAACTCTTCTCAGGAGAGTGTAACCTCCTCTGTGAGATTTGTGTCCTGTCAGCCTGAGAGTGCTGAGCTCCCGAGAAGTCCTGCCCTTCCCAGGAATCTCCGGTCCTTAGAAAGATCAACAAGTCCTGTATTCTCAGAGACCCACCAAAGACAGACTGAGCAAAGTCATGGCTGTTCTACAAGCCCAGTGTTCGGCACAACGGGACAGCAACACGAGAGTCAGCTTGAGAAGACGTCGTGTGTGGTTCCTTcagctgcagagctcagaggTTCAGATATTAAAGTGAACTCACCTGGTGTCGAGGGTCCTTCTCAGAGTCCGAGGCCG GATGACAAGACTGAGTGGAGTGAAGGTGGTCGACCTAAGACCACCACGTCCTCTCAGTCAG ATGATGCACAGGAGCTGACTGAAGCCCCCAAAAAGTGTAACTCACCCACAGCAGAGCGGACCAGCAACATAACGCTGCTGTCGTCTGATGAGGACAACAATGTCACG CCGGTGGGCTCTCCCAGCCCCGTGTTCCCAGAGGAGAGGCCTGTTCAGCAGGCTGATGTCCAGGCTGCAGCCCTGAACCACGTGGCTTCTCCAGGGACACCCGAGTCCAGCAGCAG ccagctttccACCACAGAGCAAGATCCACAACCAGCCAGCAGCGAGGGGGTGGCCATCAGGGCGATAGCCCAGGCCAGGGAGCCCACAGGCGGGCAGACGGTTCACTACTACTGGGGGGTTCCCTTCTGCCCACGAGGCCTGGACCCAGACAGCTACACACAG GTGATCCTGGCTCAGCTGGAGGTGTATGAGAAAAGTCTGAAGCAGGCTCAGAGGTGTCTGCTGAGGAAGGCGGAGTGGGGGGAGGCCATCCTGCCACAGCCACAG AAATCCCCTTCACCCGAGTCAGCCTCTGAGTCACCTCAGCCTCACGTTCTTCGAAG GCTGAGACGGAGAGGTAAAAaacagtgtgaagcagctgatTCCTCTCCagctgaggcagaggaggatgaagacaaggaggaggaggagggggaaagagagaagaataaagaagagaagaatgagagaggagaaggcgaaggaggacaggtggaggcTGATGACTTCGACGTTTGTCCAG AGACACAACTGAGCGACAACGACAGCATGCAGGACCTGCAGGTCGACACTGACGACGGAGCAAAG CTCCGATCTGAAAGTCCAGAGCGCCCGGAGGTGGAGATAATTCTCCAAGATTCTCCAGCTGGAGAcgagctgcaggaggaggaggaggagatggaagTGGATG CCCCAAGGGAAGGGAAGATGGAGGAAAAGATCCCTGTGTGCACGAATGTTGGAGGACAAGATGTGAGAAAAGACACGGACGGAGGGCATCCAGATGTGAAGGAGGTAAAGGATTGCGAGCTTCGAAGATCAGTGTCTCCTGAGCTGGAATTTGGTCCCATCCCTTCAACTCCCGAAACCAGTGTGGACTGTCCCATCTGTCAGGGCTCCTTCCCTGCAACCGAGATCGAGCTTCACGCGGCGTACTGTTATACAGAGGTGGCCGTCGTGGATGAGAGGAGGCCTGAAGTCGGCTCCTTGCAGG TGTCATTAAAGCCACGAAGGACGAGAACAAGGCGAGCGGATGTGAGCGCTGAAGAGACACACAACCCCTCCAACAA GAGGCAGGAGAAATGTTACGTCTGTCAGAAAATGGTTTGTGGGGAGGACTTTGGCCATCACACTGAGCTCTGCATCCAGCGACACGCACTGAAGTGTGAAGCG AAAGGAAATCTGCTGTCGGCTCTGGAGCAGACAGACCAGGATTCAG AGGCCGGACCGTCTGGATTCAGACTGCAGCCGGG AGACATCATCGATCTGCgggacgatgatgatgatgatggtggtggtgaggatgaagaggagttCAGGATTAGTGACTCTCCCATCAGGTCCTTCACGTCGATCTCAGAGGCCACCGACTGCCTGATCGACTTCAGGAAGCAGCCGCGAGCCAAGAAGCTGAGCCGCAGACGACGATGA